From a single Rhizobium lusitanum genomic region:
- a CDS encoding LysR family transcriptional regulator — protein sequence MARDNISDLTTFLAVARERSFTKAAAQLRLSPSSLSHTIRDMEERLGVRLLTRTTRSVALTDAGERLLQAVGPHFEGIDAALSALTELRDKPAGSVRITAGEHAAIAVIWPAVEALLPDYPDIKVEIVIEHGFTDIVAERFDAGVRLGEQVDKDMIAVSIGPEMRMAVVGTASYFTQHPKPLTPQDLTTHRCINIRLPTYGGFHAWEFEKDGRELRVRVDGPIAFNGSRLALMAVRSGAGLAYLFEDHVRQDIAEGSLIRVLSDWCPPFSGYHLYYPSRRQLSPAFAVLIEALRHRSTKRS from the coding sequence ATGGCGCGGGACAATATTAGCGACTTGACGACGTTCCTCGCCGTTGCCCGGGAGCGCAGTTTCACGAAAGCGGCGGCCCAACTCCGCCTATCGCCGTCGTCCCTTAGCCATACGATCCGGGACATGGAAGAACGACTCGGCGTTCGGCTCTTGACGCGGACGACAAGGAGTGTCGCACTGACAGACGCAGGCGAGCGCCTGCTTCAGGCAGTTGGCCCGCATTTCGAAGGAATCGATGCCGCACTGTCGGCGCTGACCGAACTCAGGGATAAGCCAGCGGGCAGCGTCCGCATCACGGCTGGTGAACACGCTGCTATCGCGGTCATCTGGCCTGCCGTCGAAGCGCTTCTGCCTGACTATCCCGACATCAAGGTGGAGATTGTCATCGAGCACGGCTTCACGGACATCGTGGCTGAACGCTTCGATGCCGGCGTGAGGCTCGGCGAACAGGTCGACAAGGACATGATCGCGGTGTCGATCGGTCCCGAGATGCGGATGGCGGTCGTTGGTACAGCATCCTACTTTACCCAACACCCAAAACCATTGACTCCCCAGGATCTGACCACCCATCGCTGCATTAATATTCGCCTGCCGACTTATGGCGGCTTTCATGCTTGGGAATTCGAAAAAGACGGGCGCGAGCTACGGGTGCGCGTGGATGGACCTATTGCGTTTAACGGATCCAGACTGGCGTTGATGGCGGTGCGCAGCGGCGCTGGATTAGCCTACCTCTTTGAAGATCATGTTCGGCAGGACATCGCTGAAGGAAGCCTGATACGCGTCCTGTCAGATTGGTGCCCGCCGTTTTCCGGCTATCATCTTTATTATCCAAGCCGCCGGCAGCTCTCACCGGCATTTGCCGTTCTTATAGAAGCTTTGCGGCACCGATCGACCAAAAGAAGTTAA